Proteins encoded in a region of the Mucilaginibacter sabulilitoris genome:
- the lnt gene encoding apolipoprotein N-acyltransferase, with protein sequence MKKNLPLAILSGLLLWIAWPPTPYTTFLLFIGFVPMLLAMENIIQSTSAKKGRQIFNTTFIGFFIWNVGSVYWVYNALKQVGDLVAIPITLIPYSLGPLLMATACWLYYRLRLMTGRGWGLAGLVCFWIGYEYLHQSWDLNFPWMTLGNGFATTHQWIQWYEYTGVYGGTIWVWGLNILAFLIYAGLREAQPKKVRLKLITAFVLLLVLPLSFSLFTYYNYTEQKNPSNVIAVQPNIDPYEKEGSIPVNQQLDIMINLSKRVAQPNTEFFLWPETAIPDYINEDDINANQYFKQAQHFLRSYKNSTLITGGETYRFYNSRATSTASPTEQPGIFADNFSSALGIENSGKVQIYHKSRLVPGAESLPFGNALSFLKPVFEHLGGATGAYGSQPDVGVFYSQSGIGADPVICFESIWGAYVARSVKKGAQFIAVITNDGWWENTSGKDQHLDYAKLRAIETRRWVARSANTGISAFINQRGDVVQQTKWWTQDVIKQDINLNSDITFYVEHGDYLPEAGSILAVLLIGFVIVGPRFKKRSVA encoded by the coding sequence ATGAAAAAAAACCTTCCTTTAGCCATACTTTCCGGTTTATTATTGTGGATAGCGTGGCCGCCTACGCCTTATACTACTTTCCTGCTGTTTATTGGCTTTGTTCCAATGCTTTTGGCAATGGAAAACATTATCCAGTCTACATCAGCAAAAAAAGGACGACAGATATTCAACACCACTTTTATTGGCTTTTTTATATGGAATGTGGGTTCTGTTTACTGGGTATATAACGCGCTGAAACAAGTTGGCGATCTGGTGGCTATCCCAATTACACTGATCCCGTATTCGCTTGGCCCGCTGCTTATGGCCACGGCGTGCTGGCTTTATTATCGTTTAAGGTTGATGACCGGCCGTGGATGGGGTTTGGCAGGCTTGGTTTGTTTTTGGATTGGCTATGAGTACCTGCACCAAAGCTGGGACCTGAATTTCCCGTGGATGACCTTAGGTAATGGTTTTGCTACAACGCACCAGTGGATACAATGGTATGAATATACAGGCGTTTACGGAGGCACCATCTGGGTATGGGGATTAAATATACTGGCGTTTTTAATTTATGCAGGACTGCGCGAAGCGCAGCCTAAAAAGGTAAGATTAAAATTGATTACCGCGTTTGTTTTGCTGCTGGTGCTGCCGCTTAGCTTTTCATTGTTCACCTACTATAACTATACCGAGCAAAAAAATCCTTCGAATGTTATTGCTGTTCAGCCTAATATTGATCCTTATGAAAAGGAGGGGAGCATACCTGTAAATCAGCAGCTGGATATCATGATCAATCTCTCAAAGCGTGTTGCCCAGCCAAATACAGAGTTCTTTTTATGGCCGGAAACCGCGATTCCGGACTATATAAATGAAGACGACATTAACGCTAATCAATACTTTAAACAGGCGCAACATTTTTTACGTAGTTACAAAAACAGCACGTTAATTACGGGAGGTGAAACATACAGGTTTTATAACTCAAGAGCTACCTCCACGGCGAGCCCTACAGAACAACCTGGGATATTTGCCGATAACTTTAGTTCGGCATTAGGTATTGAAAATAGCGGTAAAGTACAGATATATCATAAATCGCGTTTGGTCCCGGGTGCTGAGTCATTACCGTTTGGTAATGCGTTATCGTTTTTAAAACCTGTTTTTGAACATTTAGGCGGCGCTACTGGCGCTTATGGCAGCCAGCCCGATGTCGGTGTGTTTTATTCGCAGAGTGGTATTGGCGCCGATCCGGTGATCTGTTTTGAATCTATATGGGGCGCATATGTGGCACGGTCCGTAAAAAAAGGAGCGCAATTTATAGCAGTTATTACTAATGATGGCTGGTGGGAAAACACCTCAGGAAAAGACCAACATTTGGATTATGCTAAATTGCGGGCCATTGAAACCCGGCGATGGGTTGCCCGTTCGGCCAATACCGGAATATCGGCCTTTATAAACCAGCGCGGCGATGTGGTACAGCAAACCAAGTGGTGGACGCAAGATGTTATAAAACAGGATATTAACCTTAATTCAGATATTACTTTCTATGTAGAACATGGCGATTACCTGCCTGAAGCAGGTAGTATACTGGCCGTTTTGCTAATTGGGTTTGTTATTGTTGGGCCGAGATTTAAGAAGCGTAGCGTTGCGTGA
- the ypfJ gene encoding KPN_02809 family neutral zinc metallopeptidase, producing the protein MQWFGRRESDNVEDNRGGGGGGGRFAVGGGVVGIIALAIYYFTGIDTSQLLNRVTTNNQPQTEQSANNPNAPEDNQKKFVRVVLADTEDIWTKIFSDMGKTYQKPKLVLFTKTQQSGCGFASSATGPFYCPEDAKVYIDLSFYDELKNRFGAAGDFAQAYVIAHEVGHHVQNLFGVTARMDEDRNNLSETEYNKLSVKLELQADFYAGVWAHYEQSLKNVLNPGDIEEALNAANAIGDDRLQQQSQGHVEPDSFTHGTSAQRMYWFKKGYETGDIKQGDTFEKEQ; encoded by the coding sequence ATGCAATGGTTTGGCAGACGCGAAAGCGATAATGTAGAAGATAATCGCGGTGGTGGTGGCGGCGGTGGCCGCTTTGCTGTGGGTGGTGGCGTTGTGGGTATCATAGCGCTGGCTATTTATTATTTTACGGGGATTGATACCTCGCAGTTGCTTAACCGGGTAACAACCAATAATCAGCCGCAAACCGAACAGAGCGCCAATAACCCCAATGCGCCCGAAGACAATCAAAAGAAATTTGTACGGGTGGTGCTGGCCGATACTGAGGATATATGGACCAAAATTTTTAGCGATATGGGTAAAACCTATCAGAAGCCTAAACTGGTGCTGTTTACCAAAACGCAGCAGTCGGGGTGCGGGTTTGCCAGTTCGGCTACGGGGCCGTTTTATTGTCCGGAGGATGCCAAAGTATATATTGATCTTTCCTTTTATGACGAATTAAAGAACCGTTTCGGCGCTGCCGGCGACTTTGCCCAGGCATACGTGATAGCGCATGAAGTTGGGCACCATGTACAAAATTTATTCGGCGTAACCGCCCGCATGGATGAGGACCGCAACAATTTAAGCGAAACGGAATACAACAAATTATCAGTAAAACTGGAATTACAGGCCGATTTTTATGCCGGCGTATGGGCGCACTATGAGCAAAGTCTTAAAAACGTACTCAATCCTGGCGACATTGAAGAGGCCCTGAACGCTGCAAACGCCATTGGCGACGACCGCCTGCAACAACAATCCCAGGGCCACGTTGAGCCCGACAGCTTTACCCACGGCACCAGCGCCCAGCGCATGTACTGGTTTAAAAAAGGCTACGAAACCGGGGATATCAAGCAGGGCGATACTTTTGAGAAAGAGCAGTAG
- a CDS encoding DUF6134 family protein has protein sequence MIPALLIWLYKKYLGPALKNKNITPVTFIKPLTMVATLLALLCFSGGVLAQEQIVKYNVLHSGKVVGHMDLYQKREGDDLYLKMTSQVKMRFIMSIKVDIHEESVFQSGKLISSLTLRSVNGKEKANRQTKACGDCYQAVAEGKSKQLNQKHIGQNLMLLYCHEPDDNAQIYSDNFQQFLQVKQVSPHVYRIDLPDGNYNFYSYTNGVCSKVDIHHSLYTIQIQLA, from the coding sequence ATGATACCTGCGCTATTAATCTGGCTCTATAAAAAATATCTGGGGCCTGCTCTAAAAAATAAAAACATCACCCCGGTAACCTTTATTAAACCGTTAACCATGGTGGCTACACTGTTGGCCCTGCTCTGTTTTTCGGGTGGTGTATTGGCGCAGGAACAAATTGTTAAATACAACGTACTGCATAGCGGCAAAGTGGTGGGCCACATGGACCTGTACCAGAAACGTGAGGGCGACGACCTGTACCTTAAAATGACATCGCAGGTAAAAATGCGCTTTATCATGAGCATTAAGGTTGATATTCATGAAGAGTCGGTGTTTCAGAGTGGGAAACTCATAAGTTCGCTCACCCTTCGCAGTGTTAATGGCAAGGAAAAAGCCAACCGGCAAACCAAAGCCTGCGGCGACTGCTACCAGGCCGTGGCCGAGGGTAAAAGCAAACAGCTGAATCAAAAGCACATCGGCCAAAACCTCATGCTGTTGTATTGCCATGAGCCGGATGATAACGCGCAGATCTATTCGGATAATTTTCAACAGTTTTTGCAGGTAAAACAGGTTTCGCCGCATGTTTACCGAATTGATCTGCCCGATGGTAACTATAATTTTTATTCGTACACCAATGGCGTTTGCAGCAAGGTTGATATTCACCACTCGCTTTATACTATACAGATACAGCTGGCCTGA
- a CDS encoding RNA polymerase sigma-70 factor, with protein sequence MNAKQAIFSANFHPFKVEYSDSTVISLLKQGGEKAFEWLFKEHFKSLHAYAYTFLKDDEMAEEIVQNVFCRIWEKRELLKADGSLKAYLYRAVHNESLNYLKHQKVKASFGVYYAGQQQDEDEQVSHKVAAAELQKHIDAAMSELPQQCRIIFQLSRFEQLKYQQIADHLGLSIKTVENQMGKALRLMRQKLAEFLPIILLLLMKW encoded by the coding sequence ATGAATGCCAAACAAGCTATCTTTAGCGCAAACTTTCACCCCTTTAAAGTGGAATACAGCGATAGCACGGTCATCAGTTTATTGAAGCAGGGCGGCGAAAAGGCATTTGAATGGTTATTTAAAGAACACTTTAAAAGCTTGCATGCCTATGCTTACACTTTTTTAAAGGACGATGAAATGGCCGAAGAAATTGTTCAGAACGTATTTTGCCGTATTTGGGAAAAGCGCGAACTGCTTAAAGCCGACGGATCGCTAAAAGCCTACTTGTACCGGGCTGTACATAACGAAAGCCTTAACTATTTAAAGCATCAAAAGGTTAAGGCATCATTCGGGGTATATTATGCGGGACAGCAGCAAGATGAGGATGAGCAGGTATCGCACAAAGTGGCAGCGGCCGAGCTGCAAAAACATATTGATGCTGCCATGAGCGAACTGCCGCAGCAGTGCCGCATTATTTTTCAGTTAAGCCGGTTTGAGCAGCTTAAATACCAGCAAATTGCTGATCATTTAGGGCTTTCAATTAAAACGGTAGAAAACCAGATGGGCAAGGCCCTGCGGTTGATGCGCCAGAAACTGGCGGAGTTTTTACCTATTATTTTACTTTTATTAATGAAATGGTAG